From the genome of Symphalangus syndactylus isolate Jambi chromosome 5, NHGRI_mSymSyn1-v2.1_pri, whole genome shotgun sequence, one region includes:
- the PSMG1 gene encoding proteasome assembly chaperone 1 isoform X2 — MAATFFGEVVKAPCRAGTEDEEEEEEEEEGRRETPEDREVRQQLARKREVRLLRRQTKTSLEVSLLEKYPCSKFIIAIGNNAVAFLSSFVMNSGVWEEVGCAKLWNEWCRTTDTTHLSSTEAFCVFYHLKSNPSCSCYVAEDQQYQWLEKVFGSCPRKNMQITILTCRHVTDYKTSESTGSLPSPFLKALKTQNFKDSACCPLLEQPNIVHDLPAAVLSYCQVWKIPAILYLCYTDVMKLDLITVEAFKPILSTRSLKGLVKNIPQSTEILKKLMTTNEIQSNIYT; from the exons ATGGCGGCTACGTTCTTCGGAGAGGTGGTGAAGGCGCCGTGCCGAGCTGGGacggaggacgaggaggaggaggaggaagaggaggagggtcGGAGGGAGACGCCCGAGGACAGGGAGGTGCGTCAGCAGCTGGCGCGGAAGAG GGAGGTGCGGCTCCTTcgaagacaaacaaaaacatctttGGAAGTTTCTTTGCTAGAAAAATATCCGTGCTCCAAGTTTATAATCGCTATAGGAAATAATGCAGTAG CGTTTCTGTCATCATTTGTTATGAATTCAGGAGTCTGGGAGGAAGTTGGTTGTGCTAAACTCTGGAATGAATGGTGTAGAACAACAGACACTACACATCTGTCCTCTACAGaggctttttgtgtgttttaccATCTAAAATCCAATCCCTCG TGCAGTTGCTATGTTGCAGAAGATCAACAGTATCAGTGGCTGGAAAAG GTTTTTGGCTCTTGTCCAAGGAAGAACATGCAGATAACTATTCTCACATGTCGACATGTTACCGATTATAAAACCTCAGAATCCACTGGcagccttccttctcctttcctgaaAGCCCTAAAAACACAGAATTTCAAAGACTCGGCGTGTTGTCCATTGCTAGAACAACCGAATATAGTACACGACCTTCCTGCAGCAG TTCTGAGTTACTGTCAAGTATGGAAAATCCCGGCAATTCTGTACTTGTGTTATACTGATGTGATGAAATTAGACCTAATTACAGTGGAAGCTTTTAAGCCTATACTTTCTACCAGAAGCTTGAAGGGTTTGGTTAAG aATATTCCCCAAAGCACTGAGATACTAAAGAAATTGATGACAACAAATGAGATTCAGAGTAACATTTATACATGA
- the PSMG1 gene encoding proteasome assembly chaperone 1 isoform X3 — translation MAATFFGEVVKAPCRAGTEDEEEEEEEEEGRRETPEDREVRQQLARKREVRLLRRQTKTSLEVSLLEKYPCSKFIIAIGNNAVAFLSSFVMNSGVWEEVGCAKLWNEWCRTTDTTHLSSTEAFCVFYHLKSNPSVFGSCPRKNMQITILTCRHVTDYKTSESTGSLPSPFLKALKTQNFKDSACCPLLEQPNIVHDLPAAVLSYCQVWKIPAILYLCYTDVMKLDLITVEAFKPILSTRSLKGLVKNIPQSTEILKKLMTTNEIQSNIYT, via the exons ATGGCGGCTACGTTCTTCGGAGAGGTGGTGAAGGCGCCGTGCCGAGCTGGGacggaggacgaggaggaggaggaggaagaggaggagggtcGGAGGGAGACGCCCGAGGACAGGGAGGTGCGTCAGCAGCTGGCGCGGAAGAG GGAGGTGCGGCTCCTTcgaagacaaacaaaaacatctttGGAAGTTTCTTTGCTAGAAAAATATCCGTGCTCCAAGTTTATAATCGCTATAGGAAATAATGCAGTAG CGTTTCTGTCATCATTTGTTATGAATTCAGGAGTCTGGGAGGAAGTTGGTTGTGCTAAACTCTGGAATGAATGGTGTAGAACAACAGACACTACACATCTGTCCTCTACAGaggctttttgtgtgttttaccATCTAAAATCCAATCCCTCG GTTTTTGGCTCTTGTCCAAGGAAGAACATGCAGATAACTATTCTCACATGTCGACATGTTACCGATTATAAAACCTCAGAATCCACTGGcagccttccttctcctttcctgaaAGCCCTAAAAACACAGAATTTCAAAGACTCGGCGTGTTGTCCATTGCTAGAACAACCGAATATAGTACACGACCTTCCTGCAGCAG TTCTGAGTTACTGTCAAGTATGGAAAATCCCGGCAATTCTGTACTTGTGTTATACTGATGTGATGAAATTAGACCTAATTACAGTGGAAGCTTTTAAGCCTATACTTTCTACCAGAAGCTTGAAGGGTTTGGTTAAG aATATTCCCCAAAGCACTGAGATACTAAAGAAATTGATGACAACAAATGAGATTCAGAGTAACATTTATACATGA
- the PSMG1 gene encoding proteasome assembly chaperone 1 isoform X4, with the protein MNSGVWEEVGCAKLWNEWCRTTDTTHLSSTEAFCVFYHLKSNPSVFLCQCSCYVAEDQQYQWLEKVFGSCPRKNMQITILTCRHVTDYKTSESTGSLPSPFLKALKTQNFKDSACCPLLEQPNIVHDLPAAVLSYCQVWKIPAILYLCYTDVMKLDLITVEAFKPILSTRSLKGLVKNIPQSTEILKKLMTTNEIQSNIYT; encoded by the exons ATGAATTCAGGAGTCTGGGAGGAAGTTGGTTGTGCTAAACTCTGGAATGAATGGTGTAGAACAACAGACACTACACATCTGTCCTCTACAGaggctttttgtgtgttttaccATCTAAAATCCAATCCCTCG GTTTTCCTCTGTCAGTGCAGTTGCTATGTTGCAGAAGATCAACAGTATCAGTGGCTGGAAAAG GTTTTTGGCTCTTGTCCAAGGAAGAACATGCAGATAACTATTCTCACATGTCGACATGTTACCGATTATAAAACCTCAGAATCCACTGGcagccttccttctcctttcctgaaAGCCCTAAAAACACAGAATTTCAAAGACTCGGCGTGTTGTCCATTGCTAGAACAACCGAATATAGTACACGACCTTCCTGCAGCAG TTCTGAGTTACTGTCAAGTATGGAAAATCCCGGCAATTCTGTACTTGTGTTATACTGATGTGATGAAATTAGACCTAATTACAGTGGAAGCTTTTAAGCCTATACTTTCTACCAGAAGCTTGAAGGGTTTGGTTAAG aATATTCCCCAAAGCACTGAGATACTAAAGAAATTGATGACAACAAATGAGATTCAGAGTAACATTTATACATGA
- the PSMG1 gene encoding proteasome assembly chaperone 1 isoform X1, which yields MAATFFGEVVKAPCRAGTEDEEEEEEEEEGRRETPEDREVRQQLARKREVRLLRRQTKTSLEVSLLEKYPCSKFIIAIGNNAVAFLSSFVMNSGVWEEVGCAKLWNEWCRTTDTTHLSSTEAFCVFYHLKSNPSVFLCQCSCYVAEDQQYQWLEKVFGSCPRKNMQITILTCRHVTDYKTSESTGSLPSPFLKALKTQNFKDSACCPLLEQPNIVHDLPAAVLSYCQVWKIPAILYLCYTDVMKLDLITVEAFKPILSTRSLKGLVKNIPQSTEILKKLMTTNEIQSNIYT from the exons ATGGCGGCTACGTTCTTCGGAGAGGTGGTGAAGGCGCCGTGCCGAGCTGGGacggaggacgaggaggaggaggaggaagaggaggagggtcGGAGGGAGACGCCCGAGGACAGGGAGGTGCGTCAGCAGCTGGCGCGGAAGAG GGAGGTGCGGCTCCTTcgaagacaaacaaaaacatctttGGAAGTTTCTTTGCTAGAAAAATATCCGTGCTCCAAGTTTATAATCGCTATAGGAAATAATGCAGTAG CGTTTCTGTCATCATTTGTTATGAATTCAGGAGTCTGGGAGGAAGTTGGTTGTGCTAAACTCTGGAATGAATGGTGTAGAACAACAGACACTACACATCTGTCCTCTACAGaggctttttgtgtgttttaccATCTAAAATCCAATCCCTCG GTTTTCCTCTGTCAGTGCAGTTGCTATGTTGCAGAAGATCAACAGTATCAGTGGCTGGAAAAG GTTTTTGGCTCTTGTCCAAGGAAGAACATGCAGATAACTATTCTCACATGTCGACATGTTACCGATTATAAAACCTCAGAATCCACTGGcagccttccttctcctttcctgaaAGCCCTAAAAACACAGAATTTCAAAGACTCGGCGTGTTGTCCATTGCTAGAACAACCGAATATAGTACACGACCTTCCTGCAGCAG TTCTGAGTTACTGTCAAGTATGGAAAATCCCGGCAATTCTGTACTTGTGTTATACTGATGTGATGAAATTAGACCTAATTACAGTGGAAGCTTTTAAGCCTATACTTTCTACCAGAAGCTTGAAGGGTTTGGTTAAG aATATTCCCCAAAGCACTGAGATACTAAAGAAATTGATGACAACAAATGAGATTCAGAGTAACATTTATACATGA